From a single Pseudophryne corroboree isolate aPseCor3 chromosome 6, aPseCor3.hap2, whole genome shotgun sequence genomic region:
- the LOC134934927 gene encoding uncharacterized protein LOC134934927 yields MADVDQQGQDQQATFTLQLTPVDPSQPIQLQDIPQASMSPQLAQAPPQPQIPDDFWASWTSQQAQSNASLTAHTQHLASLPHHLPRISRNSGRLIVQVGRIATSMEQIQADNNQMLAHLTRIIDEQQRHQQALVQLIQHNQVVNESLSRIVASHTATNTQLNASINNLSNNITLMAAQQVTSSSGTTTPIQTPVTSPVRRSSRARASEPAQSTAPSTHKRKK; encoded by the coding sequence atggccgacgtggaccagcagggacaagaccaacaggcaaccttcacactgcaactaacacctgttgacccgagccagccaatacagctgcaggatatcccccaagcctccatgagtccacaactggcacaagctccaccccagccacaaataccagatgacttttgggccagttggacaagccaacaggcacaaagcaatgccagcctgaccgcacatacccaacaccttgccagtctgccccatcatctaccgcgcattagtcgcaactcgggcagactgattgtccaagtaggccgaatcgcaacatcgatggagcaaatacaagcagacaacaaccaaatgctggctcatttaacgcgcatcattgatgagcaacagcgccatcagcaggcactcgtacaactcattcagcacaaccaggttgtgaatgagtctttatcccggattgtagccagccacactgcaaccaacacacaacttaATGCtagcataaataatttgagcaacaacataacattgatggcagctcaacaagtgacctccagctctggaaccacgacccctatccaaacgccagtaacctcccctgttcggcgttcctcccgagcacgtgccagtgagccagcacaaagcacagcacccagcacacacaagcggaaaaaataa